ATTTAAgttgttctaaaaaaaaaaaaaaaacaaaaacaaaaaaaaaaaaatatgtttgaaatataattgtaaaacaatacatacataatattttacagtACTTCGAAATGCGTTTCGGTAAAACAATACGTTTAATTGGCTCCATACTTTTTTCCATTGGCACGGTgagtaattttcaaataaacgtTTCTATTGGTTATTGTGAATAAAgctatttaattgttttttctcctcttttttgattttctctctcttttctactttttactaaaaattcttcACTGATAACAATTGCTAACAATTTCATATCCGGCGGAATGTATGAAACGATACGAAACAAAAACTATTCAATGGTATTTTCCTTTTGATGATGGtggttgtgtgtgtgtgggtgTTGTAATGGGCTGACTGGTTTACATCCGTTCAGCTTATTTGGTTGCCCATAGTTATTTATGTACCAGCATTGGCGTTCAATCAAGGTAAAGTgaagcttttttgttttatcttttaaaaagaaattttctttgagtttttaaagttttttttcaatgtttttgttttttagtaaCTGGCGTCAATATTCATATTATAACACCGGTGGTATGTCTGGTGTGCATTTTCTATACATGTGttgtaagttaatttttttgcatattttaccaaaccata
The sequence above is drawn from the Lucilia cuprina isolate Lc7/37 unplaced genomic scaffold, ASM2204524v1 Scaffold_7099, whole genome shotgun sequence genome and encodes:
- the LOC124421234 gene encoding sodium-coupled monocarboxylate transporter 1-like — translated: MRFGKTIRLIGSILFSIGTLIWLPIVIYVPALAFNQVTGVNIHIITPVVCLVCIFYTCVVS